Proteins from one Sarcophilus harrisii chromosome 2, mSarHar1.11, whole genome shotgun sequence genomic window:
- the LOC100920415 gene encoding olfactory receptor 4F15-like — protein sequence MLMLVVSMDGTNDSMVTEFVLLGLSASLEMKILLFLFFSFYVGIVLGNLFIVFTVVCDHHLHSPMYFLLANLSLIDLGLSSTTAPRMITDIFTEHKVISFPGCMIQMFFVHVMGGTEMVLLIAMAYDRYTAICKPLHYLTIMSRKTCICFVVTTWVIGVIHAVSQFVCIVNLPFCGPNKIDSFYCDFPRVAELACTDSNWVEHVVTANSGLISMGTFFLLIMSYIFILVTVRHHSSAGLSKAFSTLSAHITVVFLFFAPCFFVYVWEFPTLSLDKFLAILDFVVTPLLNPAIYTFRNKDMKVTMKRLSRKIVSSKEQS from the coding sequence ATGCTGATGCTAGTTGTATCAATGGATGGAACAAATGATTCTATGGTAACTGAGTTTGTGTTGCTGGGATTGTCAGCTTCTTTGGAGATGAAGAttcttctcttcttgtttttttcattctatgtGGGAATTGTGTTGGGAAACCTCTTCATTGTATTCACTGTGGTTTGTGACCATCACCTACACTCCCCCATGTACTTCTTGCTGGCTAATCTCTCCCTCATTGACCTGGGACTATCTTCTACCACAGCCCCAAGGATGATCACTGACATTTTCACTGAGCATAAGGTAATTTCTTTCCCAGGGTGTATGATACAGATGTTCTTTGTCCATGTCATGGGAGGAACTGAGATGGTCCTACTCATAGCCATGGCTTATGACAGATACACAGCCATCTGCAAGCCCCTCCACTATTTGACCATAATGAGCCGCAAAACATGTATTTGTTTTGTAGTGACTACCTGGGTGATTGGAGTGATCCATGCTGTGTCTCAGTTTGTTTGCATTGTAAACTTGCCCTTCTGTGGCCCTAACAAGATTGATAGCTTTTACTGTGACTTTCCTCGGGTGGCGGAACTTGCCTGTACAGATAGCAACTGGGTAGAGCATGTGGTCACTGCTAACAGTGGGCTCATTTCTATGGGCACCTTCTTCCTCTTAATCATGTCCTACATCTTCATCCTTGTCACTGTGAGACATCACTCTTCTGCTGGTTTGTCCAAGGCTTTCTCCACACTATCAGCTCATATCActgtggtgtttttgttctttgctccATGTTTCTTTGTGTATGTATGGGAATTCCCCACCTTGTCATTGGATAAATTTTTGGCCATTCTTGACTTTGTTGTTACCCCACTTTTGAATCCTGCCATCTACACATTTAGGAACAAGGACATGAAGGTGACAATGAAAAGATTGAGCAGGAAAATTGTGAGTTCCAAGGAGCAATCATGa